The nucleotide window GCCGGTTGCCTACATGACGACATGGGTCTCCGCCGACACCTTTCCGCACTTCACCGCGCAGCTGCTCGAGGGCAACTCCCTGCTCGGGCTCATGCGCGCCCATGGTTACGTACCCGTCGGCGGACCACGACAGGTACAAGCGGTCGCCGCCGACGAGGTCGTGGCAGACCATCTGAAAGTCTCCCCCGGCGATCCACTGCTGTTGCTCGAAGGCGTGACCCGCGACGAATCCGGTTACGGACTCGAATGGTTTCGGGTGTGGCACCGGCAGAACACCGTCTTCGACGTCGATGCGTGGGTCGCTGACACGCACGACACCAAGGCAGTCGACCTCGACGCCGCGAGATCGCTCCTCGTCGAGCTCCAGAACACCGTGTCGGAACTACGTAGGGAACTCGGCAGCGAGGACAGCGCTCCAGGCCCGACCGGTGAGCGGTCCACCGTGGCCACCGATACATAGCAGCCGAATCAGGCGGCAACGAGGACGACCGGGGAAACGAAGACCTTTGGCAGAGAACCCAGCCCCCTCACCACACGCAGCGAAACTTGATGGTTCGAGCGCATGTGATGTGGGTCGCTAAAGCAGTCGTGAGACGAGACGACCGTGCAATAGTTAGGCAATGCTTGCCTTAACTGAGAGTGCTCGTCCGTGGCTGATCGGCGTCTACCGCATCGTCGTCGGTT belongs to Gordonia sp. KTR9 and includes:
- a CDS encoding GntR family transcriptional regulator, whose amino-acid sequence is MQNEAEADRPGIDRDDTRPLHVQIRDLLHAEITSGRARPGSALPTEQELQQRFGVSRSVVRQALGALVELGLVQRSRGRGSIVAATPTLRRRVQRAGGLDEQAQSHGQQLVTRVLSVETSLAPETARAALGSGRTTRIERLRYLGDLPVAYMTTWVSADTFPHFTAQLLEGNSLLGLMRAHGYVPVGGPRQVQAVAADEVVADHLKVSPGDPLLLLEGVTRDESGYGLEWFRVWHRQNTVFDVDAWVADTHDTKAVDLDAARSLLVELQNTVSELRRELGSEDSAPGPTGERSTVATDT